GTGGACCATCCGATCAGGGATTGGGCAGCGCTGGACGATTTCCTCAAGCACCAGGTTCCCGATCCCCGCGCGCCCGGCCGCCTGGATGCCGCCGCCGCCGCCCTCGCTCCTCACCGGGACACAAAATATTGCTACGGCGTGATTCACTTGGCGTTGTTCGAGCGGCTGCATGCCCTGCGCGGCATGGAGAACGTCTTTACCGATTTCTTGATGCACAAACCCGAAGTGAGGAGGCTCCTGGATTGTCTGGAGGCGTACCTCCGTGAGATTGTCCGGCAGTGGGCAGCGCTTCAAGCAGATGCGGTCTTCTTTACGGACGACTGGGGCTCGCAAACCGGGTTGATGATATCCCCGGAATTGTGGCGCGTCTTGTTCAAGCCCTACTATGCGCGTGTCTTCGAGGAAGTGCACCGGTTGGGCATGGACGTATTCTTCCATAGTTGCGGCAACGTGACGGCGATCGTCCCCGAACTGATTGACATCGGTTGCGACGTGCTCGACCCGGTTCAGCCCGGGGCCATGGACGCGGACCATCTGGCGCGTGAATTCGGCGGCAGAATCGCATTCAGCGGCGCCGTGGACGTTCAGGGTTTGCTAACCGACGGCTCACCGCAGGCGGTCAGGGACGAGGTCCGGCGCATCGCGGCTACGCTGGGCAAACGATTCGGCGGCGCGCTCGCGCTGGGCCCGGCGAATGTGATGACCCCCGATATCCCCTTTAAGAATCTCGTCGCACTTTTTGAAGCGGCGCATGACCAGGCATAGGAAGCGTCCATGCTCGTTATTGCGGAAGAACTGAAGACGGTCATAGCCGCCATCTTTTGTGGCAGGGGCCTTTCCGAACGCGACGCGGGCATCATGGCGGACTCCCTGGTCTATGCGCACTTGCGCGGCACGGATTCCCACGGGGTCATGCGCATTCCGCACTACGTCCGCCGCATGGACATCGGGTCCATCAATCCCCGCCCCAATACGACGGTAAAACGGACCGGCCCGGCCACGGTGGCCATGGACAGAGACCACGGATTCGGCCAAGTCTCCAACTGGGACGCCATGGGCATAGTCATCGAAATCGCGCGCGAATCGGGCGCAGGGTTTGTCGGCGTCAATCACAGCAATCACTGCGGCGTACTTTCGTTCTTCGCACAGCGCGCCATGGACGCCGGGCTTATAGGGATTGTCTTTTCGCAGGCAGATAAGGGGGTGGTGCCCTTCGGGGGCACGCTCCCCTTCTGCGGCTCGAATCCCCTGTGCTTCGGGATTCCCTCTGCGTCGGGTCCCCCGATTGTCCTTGATATGGCCACGAGCACGGTCGCGGGCGGTCATATCTTCAAGGCGCGCATGGAAAACAAGCCGATCCCGCCGACATGGGCGGTGGACGCCAACGCCAGGCCGACCACCGACCCTCACAAAGCCGTATACTGGACGCCCGCCGCAGGCGCGAAGGGCCACGGTCTGGGCGTCATCATGGACGTGCTGACCGGCATTCTCTCCGGCGGCTTGTACGGCCCGCAGATACCCGCCATGTACGGCGATCTCGACAAGCGCCGCAACCTGTGCCATCTTGTCGGCGCGCTCGACTTCCGCCGCTTCGGGGGCGGCGATCATTTCCTGGAACGCATCGCCGCGATGGTCACCGATCTTCACGCGGTCCCCCCGGCGGAAGGGTGTGATCGCGTGCAGGCGCCCGGGGAGCCCGAGTATCTGTGTTCGCTGCACCGGGCAAAGAACGGCATTCCAGTGGATGATGCGCTCTGGGAAGAACTGGCCGCATTGTTGCCCGCCGAGAAGGGATAGGAGCACTAAGGAGTCACGGTTATGAAGCGAGTCATCGTCACTGATTACGCGTTTCCCCACGTCGAACTCGAACGTGAAATCGTTGCGTCGGCGGGTTTCGCTCTTGAGGCGATTCAGCCGATATGCAAGACCGAAGACGACATCATCAGGACCTGCGGACACGCGGACGTGCTCCTCGTGCAGTGGGCGCCCGTAACCCGGCGCGTGCTTGAGGCCCTGCCGAACGTGCGCTGCATCGTCCGCTATGGGGTGGGCGTGAACAACTTCGATCTGGACGCGGCGCGCGACCTCGGCGTTGTAGCGGCCAATGTGCCCGATTTCTGCGTCGAGGAAGTGGCTACGCACGCGTTGGCCATGGTCCTCTCTCTCTGCCGGCGCATCCCCCAGGACCATCACCAGATTCTCCAGGGGAAATGGGGGGTTAATCCTTTTCGGCCCATCCACGCGCTTTCCGAACTCACGCTCGGCCTCGCCGGTTTTGGCAAGATTGCGCGCAATCTCGCCCGCAAGGCCGTCGCGCTGGGTTTCTCCGTCATCGCGTACGATCCCAATGTGAATGATGCTGTCTACGTGGAACACCAGGCAACGTCCGTCACCTTTCAGGAACTCATCGAGCGCGCAGACGTGGTTTCGCTGCATTGTCCCCTGGTCCCGGAGACGACGCATCTCATGGACCGCGCCGCCTTCGCGCGGATGAAACCGGGCGCGCTGCTCATCAACACATCGCGCGGGCCCGTCGTTCACGAAGAGGCGCTCGTCGAAGCGCTGCGATCCGGGCGGCTCGGCGGCGCGGGGCTGGACGTTTTCGAGGAAGAACCGCTGCCCGCAACAAGCCCCTTGCGCGCGTTTCCGAACGTAATCCTGACCAGCCACGCCGCATCCGTTTCGGAAAAGGCCGTGGAGATTTTGCAGCGCAAGGCGGCCGAGGCCGCGCGCGATTTCTTGCAGGGAAAGGACCCGGTCTCGCGGCTCGTATGACGCGGAACCCCGCGTAAATCGGCCTGGGAAAACACACGGAGGACATGATGAACACACTCGCGGCCGCAATCGAGCGCGCGCGCGTGCCGGACGGCGGCGTCGCGCTCTGGTGGCTTGCCCAAGCCGGCTTTGTTTTCAAGACGGCGTCCGGCACCGTCCTGTACCTTGACCCCTACCTCTCGAACGCCGTCGAAAAGGCCTTCGGGTTCAAGCGGCTGTCGCTGTCGCCAATTCCAATGGAGGCGGTCCGCGCCGATTGGCTGATCAGTTCGCATGAACACCTGGACCATCTGGACACCGACGCGCTGCCGGTGATCGCGCGCAATTGCCCGTCCTGCCGCTTTGCCGGTTCACAGGGCTGCCTGCCCGAATACGAGAAGATGGGCATCTCAATGGACCGGTTTACGCTATTGAAACCCGGGGAACGCCGCGCACTCGCCGATTTCGCCGTCATCCCGGCGCAATCCGACCATGGCGACCTCTCCCCTACCGCGCTTTCGCTGCTCCTCGATTTCGGCGGCGTGCGCGTGTTGTTCACGGGCGACACGGCGCTGAACGTCCCGCTCATGCAGCCACTGATAGACCTCAATCCGGACGTGCTGCTGACCTGTATCAACGGCCGCTTTGGCAATCTCACTGCGGACGAGGCAGCCGGGCTTGCGGCTGTTGTGTCACCGCGGGTCGTCGTCCCCTGTCATTTCTGGATGTTCAAGGAGCACAATGGCGACCCGCAGGCCTTTGTCGAGGCGTGTGCGCGGCGTTGCCGCGATGTGCCGCTCCGTCTCTTGTCGCCGGGGGAAGGGTTTTGTTGCACAGCAGAGGCCATCGAGGCCGTTCAGGTTGCATCATAGAAGGAAGCATCATGGCTAGACGGATTCGTTATGTCGAGGCGCTCCGCGAAGGCATGCGCCAGGAAATGGAACGCGACCCCTCGGTCTTCGTGATGGGCGAAGGCGTGGGACCGCACGGGAGCTGTTTCAAGCAGACTGACGGGTTCTGCGCCCAGTTCGGCGCGGACCGGTCCCGCGACACGCCCATATCGGAACTGGCCATTGCCGGCACCGCGGCGGGCGCGGCCCTGCTGGGGATGCGGCCCATCGCCGATCTGATGTGGATCGATTTTTCCATGCTGGCCACGGACCAAATCTGCAATCAGGCGGCGAAACTTCGGTATATTTCCAACGGGCAGGTAAAAGTGCCCGTTGTGTACCGGATGACGACGGGCAAATCGATGTCCAACGCCGCGCAGCACTCCGGCTCGTTCTATTCCTGGTACATCAACACGCCGGGGTTGAAGGTCGTCGTGCCCAGCACGCCCTACGATGCCAAGGGGCTCATTATTGCAGCCATCCGCGACGACGAGCCCGTGGTCTATCTCGAACACAAACTCCTGCTCAACGTGCGCGGCGAAGTGCCCGAGGAGCCTTACGAACTCCCGATCGGCGTCGCCGACGTGAAGCGCGAGGGAACCGACCTGACTATTGTCGCCACGGGGGCGATGGTTGGCTTCAGCCTTGCCGCCGCCGATATCGCCGCGAAGGAAGGCGTTTCGGTCGAGGTGGTCGACCCGCGGTCGCTCATGCCTTACGACGGCGAGACCATCCTGGCCTCGGTGCGCAAGACCGGTCGCCTGCTTGTTGTCGACGAGGGATTCCGCTACTGCGGTTTTGCATCGGAGATAATCGCGTTCGTCGTGGAGAACGCCATGGGCGCGCTGCGCCAGCCGCCGCGGCAGGTGACTACGATGCACACGACGGTGCCATTTAGCCCGCCCATGGAGAATTACGTCTTCCCGAACAAGGACCGCGTGGCGGAAGCCATTCGCGCAATGCTGGCGGTCCAGGCGGAAGGAGTCTGATACGATGGATGACTCAGCCAAAATCCAACTGCTCGAAACCATGCTGCGCATTCGCCTGGCCGAGTTGCAGCTTGCCGTCATGTACAAGAACGGGCTCGTGCCCTGCGCGGCCCATCTCTATGAGGGCGAGGAGGCCGTCGCGGCGGGCGTCTGCGCGAATCTGCGCAGGGACGACTGCATCACGAGCACGCACCGCGGCCACGGGCATTGCATCGCCAAGGGCATGCCTATGCGCGATATGATCGCCGAGGTGTCCGCGCGGAAGACGGGATGCTGCGGAGGCAAGGGCGGCACAATGCACCTCTTCAAGCCCGAAATCGGCGTCATGGGCACGGTCGGCATCGTAGGCGGCGGCATACCGTTATCGACAGGCCTTGGCCTCGCCATGCAGATGCAGAAAACAGACCGCGTGGCGGTGAGTTTCTTCGGCGACGGCGCGGCGAATAACGGCGCGTTCCACGAAAGCCTGAATCTGGCCGCGTTGTGGAAACTGCCCGTCATTTATGTCTGCGAGAACAACCAATACGCGACGTCCGTCGCGGTGTGGCGGTCCACTCCGATACCCAACATCGGAATCCGCGGCGCCGCCTACGGCATCCCCGGCGTCACGGTCGACGGCAACCGCGTCGACGACGTGTATGCAGTGGCGATGGAAGCCGTGTCGCGCGCCCGGGCAGGGCTCGGCCCCACGCTGGTCGAATGCCAGACGTACCGTATCCGGGGGCATTTTGAAGGCGACGACAGTCTCTATCGCACCAAGGAAGAGGTCATCGAGGCGCGCAAGCGCGACCCCATCGACTACTGGAAGACAAAGCTGATGGCCGAAGGCGTAAT
The window above is part of the Candidatus Hydrogenedentota bacterium genome. Proteins encoded here:
- a CDS encoding MBL fold metallo-hydrolase gives rise to the protein MMNTLAAAIERARVPDGGVALWWLAQAGFVFKTASGTVLYLDPYLSNAVEKAFGFKRLSLSPIPMEAVRADWLISSHEHLDHLDTDALPVIARNCPSCRFAGSQGCLPEYEKMGISMDRFTLLKPGERRALADFAVIPAQSDHGDLSPTALSLLLDFGGVRVLFTGDTALNVPLMQPLIDLNPDVLLTCINGRFGNLTADEAAGLAAVVSPRVVVPCHFWMFKEHNGDPQAFVEACARRCRDVPLRLLSPGEGFCCTAEAIEAVQVAS
- a CDS encoding thiamine pyrophosphate-dependent dehydrogenase E1 component subunit alpha gives rise to the protein MDDSAKIQLLETMLRIRLAELQLAVMYKNGLVPCAAHLYEGEEAVAAGVCANLRRDDCITSTHRGHGHCIAKGMPMRDMIAEVSARKTGCCGGKGGTMHLFKPEIGVMGTVGIVGGGIPLSTGLGLAMQMQKTDRVAVSFFGDGAANNGAFHESLNLAALWKLPVIYVCENNQYATSVAVWRSTPIPNIGIRGAAYGIPGVTVDGNRVDDVYAVAMEAVSRARAGLGPTLVECQTYRIRGHFEGDDSLYRTKEEVIEARKRDPIDYWKTKLMAEGVINEEAFAAITKKAEAEVADAAAFAEASPFPDPEEALKLTAEA
- a CDS encoding C-terminal binding protein, with protein sequence MKRVIVTDYAFPHVELEREIVASAGFALEAIQPICKTEDDIIRTCGHADVLLVQWAPVTRRVLEALPNVRCIVRYGVGVNNFDLDAARDLGVVAANVPDFCVEEVATHALAMVLSLCRRIPQDHHQILQGKWGVNPFRPIHALSELTLGLAGFGKIARNLARKAVALGFSVIAYDPNVNDAVYVEHQATSVTFQELIERADVVSLHCPLVPETTHLMDRAAFARMKPGALLINTSRGPVVHEEALVEALRSGRLGGAGLDVFEEEPLPATSPLRAFPNVILTSHAASVSEKAVEILQRKAAEAARDFLQGKDPVSRLV
- a CDS encoding Ldh family oxidoreductase — encoded protein: MLVIAEELKTVIAAIFCGRGLSERDAGIMADSLVYAHLRGTDSHGVMRIPHYVRRMDIGSINPRPNTTVKRTGPATVAMDRDHGFGQVSNWDAMGIVIEIARESGAGFVGVNHSNHCGVLSFFAQRAMDAGLIGIVFSQADKGVVPFGGTLPFCGSNPLCFGIPSASGPPIVLDMATSTVAGGHIFKARMENKPIPPTWAVDANARPTTDPHKAVYWTPAAGAKGHGLGVIMDVLTGILSGGLYGPQIPAMYGDLDKRRNLCHLVGALDFRRFGGGDHFLERIAAMVTDLHAVPPAEGCDRVQAPGEPEYLCSLHRAKNGIPVDDALWEELAALLPAEKG
- a CDS encoding alpha-ketoacid dehydrogenase subunit beta; translated protein: MARRIRYVEALREGMRQEMERDPSVFVMGEGVGPHGSCFKQTDGFCAQFGADRSRDTPISELAIAGTAAGAALLGMRPIADLMWIDFSMLATDQICNQAAKLRYISNGQVKVPVVYRMTTGKSMSNAAQHSGSFYSWYINTPGLKVVVPSTPYDAKGLIIAAIRDDEPVVYLEHKLLLNVRGEVPEEPYELPIGVADVKREGTDLTIVATGAMVGFSLAAADIAAKEGVSVEVVDPRSLMPYDGETILASVRKTGRLLVVDEGFRYCGFASEIIAFVVENAMGALRQPPRQVTTMHTTVPFSPPMENYVFPNKDRVAEAIRAMLAVQAEGV